Proteins co-encoded in one Brassica oleracea var. oleracea cultivar TO1000 chromosome C4, BOL, whole genome shotgun sequence genomic window:
- the LOC106340829 gene encoding expansin-B5-like — translation MALFTCKYFCFIVALFAISLKLCYCHNKTHWNDAGITWYGEREGFGSSGGACGYGDAVAKPPYNCMISAGGPSIYQDGKGCGTCYEVVCHHPFCTQRPVKVMISDECPGCTKSAVHFDLSGRAFGALAKPGQGDQLRNLGELKVKYKRVFCEHPNSKIAIHIDPGANPYYMSFAVKFVNGDGNFECVEVKPAGETYIKMEAMRSAVWKLNAGRALKGPFDVRLTSAVTKTVLVAKCVIPEKWSPGAIYHSHVNFAVPKFVHKKPVHKKPVHHKPIHRKPIHHHKPIHPKPIHRNPIHRKPIHRKPILRKPIHHRKPMHRKPIHRKPIHHKPCHHKPPHHKPPHKTHK, via the exons ATGGCATTGTTTACATGCAAATATTTTTGTTTTATCGTGGCTCTCTTTGCAATCTCATTGAAACTATGTTATTGCCATAATAAAACCCACTGGAACGACGCCGGCATAACTTGGTATGGTGAACGAGAAGGTTTTGGTAGTTCAG GAGGAGCTTGTGGATACGGTGATGCAGTTGCAAAACCACCATACAACTGTATGATTTCAGCCGGAGGACCTTCAATCTACCAAGATGGCAAGGGTTGTGGGACATGTTATGAG GTCGTATGCCACCATCCGTTTTGCACGCAAAGGCCGGTCAAGGTGATGATATCGGATGAGTGTCCCGGCTGCACGAAGTCGGCGGTCCATTTTGATCTTAGCGGTAGGGCCTTTGGTGCATTGGCCAAACCTGGCCAAGGCGATCAATTACGTAACCTTGGAGAATTAAAGGTCAAATACAAGCG TGTATTTTGCGAACACCCTAATAGTAAAATAGCTATTCATATTGACCCCGGAGCAAATCCATACTACATGTCGTTCGCTGTTAAATTTGTAAATGGTGACGGAAACTTTGAATGTGTGGAGGTCAAACCGGCCGGCGAAACATACATAAAAATGGAGGCGATGAGATCCGCCGTTTGGAAACTTAACGCCGGTCGTGCATTAAAAGGTCCTTTCGACGTTCGGCTTACCTCCGCTGTAACCAAAACAGTGCTAGTGGCTAAATGTGTTATCCCGGAAAAATGGAGTCCCGGTGCTATTTACCATTCCCATGTTAACTTTGCCGTGCCCAAGTTCGTTCATAAGAAACCCGTTCACAAGAAACCCGTTCACCACAAACCCATCCACCGTAAACCCATCCACCACCATAAACCCATCCACCCTAAACCCATCCACCGTAATCCCATCCACCGCAAACCCATCCACCGCAAACCCATCCTCCGTAAACCCATCCACCACCGCAAACCCATGCACCGTAAACCCATCCACCGTAAACCCATTCACCACAAACCCTGCCACCACAAACCCCCTCACCACAAACCCCCTCACAAGACACACAAATGA